A genomic stretch from Candidatus Thiothrix anitrata includes:
- the sctD gene encoding type III secretion system inner membrane ring subunit SctD → MSVQHTAFILKVLSGINEGASVRLKTGSSAIGRSMSCDIILHDEAIADQHVRLLVAESSIILRPLARPVFIESLEVTADEVELKLYQTVRVGSVEFMVVDANDGNAVKYTRVATSTPNERVKIAPAQTGAVVNEKAPVTLSKSRTKVYLLVGLGLLLLGNAIFFYPQFMALLQQSGIVASPETRAAAWLAKLGRDDFTLEAAPDGSISLRGYTRTTLERNALIRQMQDAGIPAKLAIWSQEEMVASATTIARSLDEPAIKVSAGETIGGLKVYGFVSKSTAWERIRGVILADVGGVQSIDDDKLQSMDGYLASFVQFVEKNGLSGRLKITTDGKRVIVKGELTRQEIEKIGSLRKEFIDTYGDEPAIQLDVVDVRTKIKLAIRSASVGKVPFLVAKDGKKYMEGSAIGENYFVKSIRPDHVVLVNKGMEIPFYYGIEEGRK, encoded by the coding sequence ATGTCAGTCCAGCACACGGCTTTTATTCTTAAGGTGCTCAGCGGGATTAATGAGGGTGCGTCGGTGCGTTTAAAAACCGGTAGTTCGGCTATCGGGCGCTCGATGAGTTGCGACATTATCTTGCATGATGAGGCAATTGCTGATCAGCATGTGCGTCTGTTGGTGGCGGAGTCGAGTATTATTCTACGTCCTTTGGCGCGACCCGTATTTATTGAGTCGTTAGAAGTGACTGCCGACGAGGTGGAATTAAAACTCTACCAAACTGTACGTGTGGGTAGTGTTGAATTCATGGTCGTCGATGCTAACGATGGCAATGCGGTCAAGTACACTCGTGTTGCTACTAGCACACCCAACGAGCGCGTGAAGATTGCACCTGCACAGACAGGGGCTGTCGTAAATGAGAAAGCACCAGTGACTCTCTCTAAGTCTAGAACCAAAGTCTATTTGTTGGTGGGTTTGGGGTTATTGCTATTGGGTAATGCTATCTTTTTTTATCCTCAATTTATGGCGTTGCTACAGCAGAGTGGAATAGTCGCTTCACCAGAAACACGTGCGGCTGCTTGGCTGGCAAAATTGGGGCGTGATGATTTTACCTTGGAGGCCGCTCCTGATGGTTCGATTAGTCTGCGTGGTTATACCCGTACCACGCTGGAACGGAATGCTTTGATACGGCAAATGCAGGATGCGGGTATTCCAGCAAAACTTGCTATTTGGTCACAAGAAGAGATGGTCGCTAGTGCGACCACGATTGCGCGTTCGTTGGATGAGCCAGCTATCAAAGTCAGTGCTGGTGAGACCATTGGAGGGCTTAAGGTGTATGGGTTTGTGAGTAAATCCACCGCGTGGGAGCGGATTCGTGGTGTGATTTTGGCAGATGTAGGCGGAGTTCAGTCGATTGATGATGATAAATTGCAGTCGATGGACGGTTATTTGGCTTCTTTTGTGCAGTTCGTCGAGAAAAATGGACTGTCTGGCAGGCTTAAAATTACTACGGATGGAAAACGCGTTATAGTCAAAGGCGAGTTAACCCGGCAGGAAATCGAAAAGATTGGCAGTTTACGTAAGGAGTTCATTGATACTTACGGTGATGAGCCTGCGATTCAATTGGATGTGGTTGACGTTAGAACGAAAATTAAGCTGGCGATACGCAGTGCCAGCGTAGGAAAAGTACCATTTCTTGTCGCCAAGGACGGTAAAAAATACATGGAAGGTTCGGCAATAGGCGAAAACTATTTTGTAAAATCGATAAGACCTGATCATGTTGTATTGGTTAACAAAGGGATGGAAATCCCTTTCTACTACGGTATTGAGGAGGGGAGGAAATGA
- a CDS encoding EscE/YscE/SsaE family type III secretion system needle protein co-chaperone → MMMLQLEQNLRNDTSGMYKHELLDKFNQTASQVRFELNQGVSPDEYNKLNSFLQALEASCEVVEQVWEQVH, encoded by the coding sequence ATGATGATGTTGCAGCTTGAGCAAAATCTTCGGAATGATACGTCCGGAATGTATAAACATGAATTATTAGATAAATTTAATCAAACAGCATCACAAGTGCGGTTTGAGCTGAATCAGGGTGTTTCCCCCGATGAATACAATAAATTAAATAGCTTTTTACAGGCATTGGAAGCAAGTTGCGAGGTGGTGGAACAGGTTTGGGAACAAGTCCATTAA
- a CDS encoding tetratricopeptide repeat protein, translating to MNVSVEMLQLLSEVGYMSCFKSDTKNAKIIMDGVDAVAGDQVPTKMGVALVELYSGRYDKAIDILQNYVLVREPDHMSAQCFLGMALKMSGKDAEAKELFDYVVKNGNDDERVIASAHLGL from the coding sequence ATGAACGTTAGTGTTGAAATGCTACAGTTGCTCTCAGAAGTCGGTTATATGTCTTGCTTTAAGAGTGATACCAAAAATGCGAAAATTATTATGGATGGCGTTGATGCGGTGGCGGGTGATCAAGTGCCAACTAAAATGGGGGTTGCCTTAGTTGAGCTTTATTCCGGGCGTTATGATAAAGCTATCGACATACTTCAGAACTATGTTTTAGTGCGCGAACCAGACCATATGAGTGCTCAATGTTTTCTGGGTATGGCTCTAAAAATGTCTGGTAAAGATGCAGAAGCAAAAGAGCTTTTTGATTATGTTGTTAAGAATGGCAACGATGATGAGCGTGTTATTGCGTCAGCTCATTTGGGTCTTTAG
- the sctJ gene encoding type III secretion system inner membrane ring lipoprotein SctJ has protein sequence MITKKYYLVSLLLMLLFLSGCKTELYSKLDESDANAMLAILLNNNISAEKIADKKAGTYFLHVDESRIPQAVGLLRDHGYPKEKSVSMGEMFKKEGLISSPLEERARFIFALSQSVQETLGQIDGVLIARVHVVMPEKFSANDAPKPSSASVFIKYNPAYRIEDMRSEIKMIVEKSIEGLTYDKVSVVMVPAQLPATQ, from the coding sequence ATGATAACTAAAAAATACTATTTGGTGAGCTTGTTGCTCATGCTATTGTTCTTAAGTGGTTGCAAAACAGAGCTGTATAGTAAATTAGATGAAAGTGATGCTAATGCAATGTTGGCCATTTTGTTAAATAATAATATCAGTGCAGAAAAAATTGCGGATAAAAAAGCAGGCACATATTTTCTTCACGTTGATGAGTCTCGTATTCCACAGGCTGTAGGTTTATTACGTGATCATGGGTATCCCAAAGAAAAATCTGTCAGTATGGGGGAAATGTTTAAAAAGGAAGGTTTGATCTCCTCGCCCTTGGAAGAACGTGCTCGCTTTATCTTTGCCCTATCGCAAAGTGTTCAAGAAACTCTTGGTCAGATTGATGGTGTATTGATTGCACGGGTACACGTGGTTATGCCAGAAAAATTCTCAGCAAATGATGCACCGAAACCATCATCTGCTTCGGTATTTATTAAATACAATCCTGCGTATCGCATTGAAGATATGCGGTCTGAAATTAAAATGATTGTTGAAAAGAGTATCGAAGGTTTGACTTACGATAAGGTTTCCGTCGTGATGGTTCCGGCGCAATTGCCAGCAACTCAGTAA
- a CDS encoding LpxL/LpxP family acyltransferase has translation MSKKLDFPTALLHPRHWLTWLGVAAFAPLAWLPWRTRRWLGMRIGTWIYRRNHKRRQVVLTNLRLCFPDWNETQRQAMALTHLREYAHALLDYSVLFFRSRQWLQHRTSIKGREHLEHAINANENIILLLAHSVWLEFAPVGIGQHYRAYGSYKPFPNPVLNWLIARSRLADVEFVIAREEGMMKLVRAFQPGRCLFFLPDEDHGTTASVFAPFFGVPKATLTTPARLSKLGKATALPMFTCFNTQTGKYEINIGMALQEFPSKNEVADASTLNQSLEKLIRNKPSQYMWLLKFFRTRPANENNVY, from the coding sequence GTGAGCAAAAAACTCGACTTCCCCACAGCACTACTTCACCCGCGTCATTGGCTGACTTGGCTGGGTGTAGCGGCATTTGCACCACTAGCATGGCTACCTTGGAGAACGCGCCGCTGGCTGGGAATGCGCATCGGCACTTGGATTTACCGACGTAACCACAAACGCCGTCAGGTCGTACTCACCAATCTGCGCTTATGTTTTCCAGACTGGAATGAAACCCAACGGCAAGCAATGGCATTAACACACCTGCGTGAGTACGCCCATGCCTTATTGGATTATAGTGTATTATTCTTTCGTTCACGTCAGTGGCTACAACACCGTACCAGCATCAAGGGGCGTGAACACCTTGAACATGCAATAAATGCTAATGAAAACATCATTTTATTACTGGCGCATTCCGTCTGGCTGGAATTTGCACCAGTTGGCATAGGCCAGCACTACCGAGCCTATGGGTCGTACAAACCATTTCCTAATCCTGTACTGAATTGGCTCATTGCCCGTAGTCGGCTAGCGGATGTAGAGTTTGTTATCGCACGTGAAGAAGGCATGATGAAACTAGTGCGTGCGTTCCAACCGGGACGATGCTTGTTTTTCCTGCCAGATGAAGATCATGGTACAACAGCTTCTGTATTTGCGCCTTTTTTTGGCGTGCCCAAAGCAACACTCACAACTCCGGCACGCTTAAGCAAATTGGGTAAGGCAACTGCCCTACCGATGTTCACCTGCTTCAATACTCAAACCGGAAAGTACGAAATTAACATAGGGATGGCTTTGCAAGAGTTTCCCAGTAAAAATGAAGTAGCAGATGCATCAACTCTCAATCAATCACTAGAAAAACTGATACGTAATAAACCATCACAGTACATGTGGCTACTCAAATTTTTCCGTACCCGCCCCGCGAATGAAAATAATGTTTACTGA
- a CDS encoding competence/damage-inducible protein A produces MKVGLILIGDELLSGLRQDKHMQQVLKFLKARGLSLAWARMVGDDWDLLVQTLRETFTTKEIVFSFGGIGATPDDLTRQAAATAAGVRLLRHPQAVALIEGRFGQNAYPDRIRMGELPDGSSLIPNPINQMAGFKLHHHHFVPGFPNMSWPMVEWVLDTHYTQYANPTPPIECRWLLRDVQESDLIPMMETLLKTFPEVRLSSLPSTTERRQIDFGLKGKEVAVAAAQTWFEAYVQRTGTACERLA; encoded by the coding sequence ATGAAAGTTGGGCTAATCCTCATCGGCGACGAATTACTCAGTGGCTTACGCCAAGACAAACACATGCAGCAAGTCCTCAAGTTTCTCAAAGCTCGCGGCCTGTCCTTGGCATGGGCACGCATGGTCGGTGACGATTGGGACTTACTGGTGCAAACCTTGCGTGAAACCTTTACCACCAAGGAAATAGTTTTCAGCTTTGGCGGCATTGGAGCCACCCCCGATGACCTGACTCGTCAAGCCGCAGCCACGGCTGCCGGGGTACGGTTATTACGTCACCCACAAGCCGTAGCGTTAATCGAAGGACGATTCGGTCAAAATGCCTACCCCGACCGCATCCGCATGGGGGAATTACCCGACGGCTCCAGTCTGATCCCTAACCCGATTAACCAAATGGCTGGGTTCAAATTACACCACCACCATTTTGTACCCGGCTTTCCCAATATGTCTTGGCCGATGGTCGAATGGGTACTCGACACCCATTATACGCAATACGCTAACCCAACTCCGCCCATCGAATGCCGTTGGTTATTACGCGATGTGCAGGAAAGCGACTTAATCCCAATGATGGAAACCTTGCTCAAAACATTCCCCGAAGTACGTTTATCCAGCTTGCCCAGCACCACCGAACGCCGCCAAATTGACTTTGGTTTAAAAGGCAAAGAAGTAGCGGTAGCAGCAGCACAAACTTGGTTTGAAGCTTACGTGCAACGCACTGGCACTGCTTGCGAACGTTTAGCGTGA
- the hemH gene encoding ferrochelatase codes for MSRFINEQDYFHGKSECIGILITNLGTPDSPDKAGLRRYLKEFLSDPRVVEIPRMIWNVILHGIILNTRPAKSAEKYKTVWTEDGSPLMSISQQQQKALQKEMEIRFKGPVKIALAMRYGNPSIPDILLKLKEAGARRVLVLPLYPQYCAATNATTFDKVFDELKRWRWIPELRLVNHYHDHPGYIKALANSVLTHWENQPRGQLLIMSFHGIPKRNLMLGDPYHCECHKTARLLAEELNLHPNEWRVTFQSRFGKAEWLQPYTDKTMQALPGEGIKHVDVICPGFAADCLETLEEIREENREYFQHAGGETYHYIPALNANPEHIQALADIIQQHTSGWAETSANWSEAAQQKQAEQTLQHATAKGAKK; via the coding sequence ATGAGTCGTTTTATCAATGAACAAGACTATTTCCACGGCAAATCAGAATGTATCGGCATTTTGATCACCAACCTAGGCACACCCGACAGCCCCGACAAAGCCGGGTTGCGACGCTATTTGAAAGAATTTCTCTCTGACCCGCGTGTTGTGGAAATTCCACGCATGATTTGGAACGTCATCCTGCACGGTATTATCCTCAACACTCGCCCTGCCAAAAGTGCCGAAAAATACAAAACCGTATGGACAGAAGACGGCTCACCGTTAATGAGTATTTCTCAGCAACAACAAAAAGCACTCCAGAAAGAAATGGAGATTCGCTTCAAAGGGCCGGTAAAAATCGCCTTAGCCATGCGCTACGGCAATCCCTCCATCCCTGACATATTGCTCAAACTCAAGGAAGCCGGAGCGCGGCGTGTGTTAGTATTACCGCTCTACCCCCAATATTGCGCTGCCACCAATGCTACCACCTTCGACAAAGTATTCGACGAACTCAAACGCTGGCGTTGGATACCTGAATTGCGTCTCGTCAACCACTACCACGACCACCCCGGCTACATCAAAGCACTCGCCAATAGCGTGCTGACTCACTGGGAGAATCAGCCTCGCGGGCAATTACTGATCATGTCATTCCATGGCATCCCCAAGCGCAACCTGATGCTCGGCGACCCCTACCACTGCGAATGCCATAAAACCGCACGCTTACTCGCGGAAGAACTTAACCTGCATCCCAACGAATGGCGCGTCACCTTCCAATCACGCTTCGGCAAAGCCGAATGGCTGCAACCTTACACCGACAAAACCATGCAAGCCTTGCCGGGTGAAGGCATCAAACACGTTGACGTAATTTGCCCCGGTTTTGCCGCCGACTGCCTCGAAACGCTGGAAGAAATCCGCGAAGAAAACCGCGAATATTTCCAACACGCAGGCGGTGAAACTTACCACTACATCCCCGCGCTCAATGCCAACCCTGAGCACATTCAAGCACTTGCTGATATTATTCAACAACACACCAGCGGCTGGGCGGAAACTTCAGCTAACTGGTCAGAAGCGGCACAACAAAAACAAGCCGAACAAACCTTACAACACGCTACCGCCAAAGGGGCAAAAAAATGA
- a CDS encoding inositol monophosphatase family protein — protein sequence MMQPDLQVLVQEIRQIAQEEILPRFAKIGFAVKQDGSLLTEADLATNRRIEAFLQQHWPHIAFLSEEMELDAQEQLLREADALWCLDPLDGTSNFAAGLPLFAVSLALFERGEVVLALTYDPVRDEMFSAARGQGAWLNGQLLRCQPSAFTLRNAVAIVDFKRLSTPLKRVLSEAAPYGSQRNLGSCVLEWAWMAANRGHLYLHGGMKLWDLAAGTLILAEAGGYACTLQGESVFRSGMAVRSVVASPDRTLFDAWFTYLQENQ from the coding sequence ATGATGCAGCCTGATTTGCAAGTATTGGTGCAGGAAATACGTCAAATTGCACAAGAGGAAATTTTGCCACGGTTTGCCAAAATAGGTTTTGCGGTTAAGCAAGATGGTAGTTTATTAACCGAGGCGGATTTAGCCACGAATCGGCGTATCGAGGCGTTTTTGCAGCAACATTGGCCGCACATTGCGTTTTTGAGCGAGGAAATGGAGTTGGACGCGCAAGAACAATTATTGCGTGAAGCCGATGCGTTATGGTGTCTTGATCCTTTGGATGGCACGAGTAATTTTGCAGCGGGGTTGCCTTTGTTTGCGGTATCGCTGGCATTGTTTGAGCGCGGCGAAGTGGTGTTAGCACTGACTTACGACCCGGTGCGCGATGAAATGTTTAGCGCGGCGCGGGGGCAGGGTGCGTGGTTAAATGGGCAGTTATTACGTTGCCAGCCCAGCGCGTTTACCTTGCGGAATGCGGTGGCAATCGTGGATTTTAAGCGATTATCGACCCCGCTCAAACGCGTATTAAGCGAGGCTGCACCCTACGGTTCACAACGCAATTTGGGCAGTTGCGTGTTGGAATGGGCGTGGATGGCGGCAAATCGTGGGCATTTGTATTTACACGGCGGAATGAAATTGTGGGATTTAGCAGCCGGTACGCTGATCTTGGCGGAGGCGGGCGGTTATGCTTGCACTTTACAGGGGGAGTCGGTTTTCAGAAGCGGAATGGCGGTGCGTTCGGTGGTGGCTTCGCCGGATCGGACGTTGTTTGACGCATGGTTTACTTATTTGCAGGAAAATCAATAA
- the murI gene encoding glutamate racemase produces MTATEQAIGVFDSGLGGVSVLREIHRLLPQESLIYVADSAHAPYGSKTPDYIRGRSQYIADFLLQQQIKILVVACNTATVHAVEFLRETLSIPVVGIEPAVKPAARMTQTGVVGVLATQQTVNSPRLQQLIRDHAGAVQVLTQACPGLVEHVEAGDFRSTAVRQLLKAYTLPLLDAGADTLVLGCTHYPFLSDLIHEVTHGRMTVLETSTPVTHQLMRVLEHHALQTTQTADGAVKFFTGRQDEQHLLSLQVLWQRAVTPHQLPC; encoded by the coding sequence ATGACAGCAACAGAACAAGCGATTGGGGTATTTGACTCCGGTTTGGGGGGGGTTTCAGTGCTACGTGAAATTCATCGCCTGTTGCCGCAGGAGTCGTTGATTTATGTGGCTGATTCTGCGCACGCACCGTATGGTAGCAAAACTCCGGACTATATCCGTGGACGTAGCCAATACATTGCTGATTTTCTGTTACAACAACAGATCAAAATATTGGTGGTGGCGTGTAATACAGCAACCGTTCATGCCGTGGAGTTTTTGCGCGAAACGTTGTCGATTCCGGTAGTGGGGATTGAACCGGCGGTCAAGCCAGCGGCACGCATGACCCAAACCGGTGTGGTTGGCGTATTGGCAACTCAGCAAACGGTGAATAGTCCGCGTTTACAGCAATTAATTCGTGACCATGCAGGCGCGGTGCAGGTGTTGACCCAAGCGTGCCCCGGTTTGGTGGAGCATGTGGAGGCGGGGGATTTTCGTAGCACGGCGGTGCGTCAATTGCTCAAAGCTTATACCCTGCCACTGTTGGATGCAGGGGCAGACACCTTGGTGTTGGGGTGTACGCATTACCCGTTTTTGTCGGATTTGATTCACGAAGTGACGCATGGGCGGATGACAGTGTTGGAAACCAGCACACCGGTGACCCATCAATTAATGCGGGTGTTAGAGCACCATGCCTTGCAAACCACTCAAACAGCCGATGGTGCTGTGAAATTTTTTACCGGAAGACAGGACGAACAACACTTGTTAAGCCTGCAAGTATTGTGGCAACGCGCCGTTACGCCCCACCAGTTACCGTGTTAA
- the rluB gene encoding 23S rRNA pseudouridine(2605) synthase RluB: MKERIQKLLSRAGYGSRREIERLVDAGEILVNGRCAESGQAIDEHDQVTLRGQRLHLSSRLQATPKVLMYNKPAGEVCSQTDPEGRKTVFESLPPIRAGRWIMVGRLDINTDGLLLFTTDGELANKLMHPSSGIEREYATRVLGQVDNEMLLRLQQGVELDDGKANFLKIKDAGGEGANHWYHVVLAEGRNREVRRLWESQGVKVSRLIRIRYGNMDLPRYLRTGHHKELDVKELRKLYALVGMTFDDGSDFKPGAGSHRPTTHAGSNRSGQGRFSTHGARTETDGYRPGAGKRPPSRGRG, from the coding sequence ATGAAAGAACGCATCCAAAAACTCCTCTCCCGTGCTGGGTACGGCTCGCGCCGTGAAATCGAACGCCTTGTTGACGCAGGTGAAATTCTTGTGAATGGACGGTGTGCCGAATCTGGTCAAGCCATTGATGAGCATGATCAGGTTACCTTGCGTGGGCAACGTTTGCACCTTAGCTCACGCTTACAGGCCACGCCGAAAGTCTTGATGTACAACAAACCGGCGGGCGAAGTGTGCAGTCAAACCGACCCGGAAGGCCGTAAAACCGTGTTTGAGTCCTTGCCTCCCATCCGTGCCGGACGTTGGATCATGGTGGGAAGACTAGATATTAACACCGATGGTTTATTGCTGTTTACCACCGATGGCGAATTGGCGAATAAACTGATGCACCCGTCTTCTGGCATTGAGCGTGAATATGCCACGCGAGTGCTGGGGCAGGTGGATAATGAAATGTTGCTCCGGTTGCAACAAGGTGTAGAACTGGATGACGGTAAAGCCAATTTCCTGAAAATTAAAGATGCTGGCGGCGAAGGTGCGAACCATTGGTATCACGTGGTACTCGCGGAAGGCCGCAATCGTGAAGTGCGCCGCTTATGGGAATCACAGGGCGTTAAGGTCAGCCGTTTGATTCGGATACGTTACGGCAATATGGATTTACCCCGTTACTTACGCACTGGGCATCACAAAGAGCTGGACGTTAAAGAATTGCGTAAATTGTACGCCTTGGTAGGTATGACGTTTGATGATGGTTCTGATTTTAAACCCGGTGCTGGTTCTCACCGACCTACGACACATGCAGGTAGCAATCGTAGTGGTCAAGGTCGTTTTAGCACGCATGGCGCACGCACTGAAACCGATGGGTATCGCCCCGGTGCGGGGAAACGTCCGCCGTCACGCGGGCGTGGGTAG